The following are from one region of the Zonotrichia albicollis isolate bZonAlb1 chromosome 15, bZonAlb1.hap1, whole genome shotgun sequence genome:
- the LOC102066892 gene encoding thymosin beta-12 isoform X1 gives MAGITALANEAMGVFSLSLSEPIMSDKPDFAEIETFDKTKLKKTETREKNPLPTKETIEQEKQSESTA, from the exons ATGGCTGGTATCACAGCACTAGCTAATGAAGCCATGGGtgtgttttccctttctttgtCAGAACCCATCATGTCCGACAAACCAGATTTTGCAGAAATTGAAACATTTGACAAGACCAAGCTGAAGAAGACAGAAACCAGAGAGAAAAATCCACTGCCCACTAAAGAAA CTATCGAACAGGAAAAGCAAAGTGAAAGTACAGCCTGA
- the LOC102066892 gene encoding thymosin beta-12 isoform X2, with protein MSDKPDFAEIETFDKTKLKKTETREKNPLPTKETIEQEKQSESTA; from the exons ATGTCCGACAAACCAGATTTTGCAGAAATTGAAACATTTGACAAGACCAAGCTGAAGAAGACAGAAACCAGAGAGAAAAATCCACTGCCCACTAAAGAAA CTATCGAACAGGAAAAGCAAAGTGAAAGTACAGCCTGA